In Drosophila pseudoobscura strain MV-25-SWS-2005 chromosome 4, UCI_Dpse_MV25, whole genome shotgun sequence, the following proteins share a genomic window:
- the Rtnl1 gene encoding reticulon-1-A isoform X3 produces MSAIGETGQNGVCKQRPFICSILDPNAWFKPERLHPQVESLIYWRDVKKSGIVFGAGLITLVAISSFSVISVFAYLSLLALFGTVAFRIYKSVTQAVQKTSDGHPFKEYLELDLTLSQEKVQNIAGVAVAHINGFTAELRRLFLVEDLIDSIKFGVILWVFTYIGAWFNGMTLVILAFVSLFTLPKVYENNKQSIDTYLDLVRSKLTEITDKIRVAIPIGNKKPVAAAESDKDK; encoded by the exons ATGTCTGCAATTGGTGAAACCGGACAGAATGGCGTGTGCAAGCAGCGCCCATTCATTTGCTCCATTCTTGATCCGA ATGCCTGGTTCAAGCCCGAACGTCTGCACCCGCAAG TGGAATCCCTCATCTACTGGCGCGATGTGAAAAAATCCGGCATTGTGTTCGGCGCCGGCCTGATTACATTAGTGGCCATATCCAGCTTCTCCGTGATCAGCGTGTTCGCCTACTTGTCGCTCCTGGCCCTCTTCGGCACCGTCGCCTTCAGAATCTACAAATCAGTGACACAGGCCGTACAAAAGACCAGCGATGGACATCCCTTCAA GGAATACCTCGAACTGGACCTGACGCTGTCGCAGGAGAAGGTACAGAACATTGCAGGCGTTGCTGTGGCACATATCAATGGCTTCACCGCTGAGCTGAGGCGTCTGTTTCTAGTTGAGGATCTGATCGATTCGATCAAGTTCGGCGTCATCCTGTGGGTCTTCACCTATATCGGTGCCTGGTTCAATGGCATGACTCTGGTCATTTTGG CCTTCGTCTCGCTGTTTACCTTGCCCAAGGTCTACGAGAACAACAAACAATCGATTGACACCTACTTGGACCTGGTGCGCAGCAAATTGACAGAGATCACCGACAA GATCCGAGTGGCCATCCCCATTGGCAACAAGAAGCCCGTGGCTGCTGCCGAGTCTGACAAGGACAAGTAA
- the Rtnl1 gene encoding reticulon-1-A isoform X4 gives MASALETLQGLLQTLGELKELPLNRESLESLIYWRDVKKSGIVFGAGLITLVAISSFSVISVFAYLSLLALFGTVAFRIYKSVTQAVQKTSDGHPFKEYLELDLTLSQEKVQNIAGVAVAHINGFTAELRRLFLVEDLIDSIKFGVILWVFTYIGAWFNGMTLVILAFVSLFTLPKVYENNKQSIDTYLDLVRSKLTEITDKIRVAIPIGNKKPVAAAESDKDK, from the exons ATGGCATCTGCACTGGAAACGCTGCAAGGTCTGCTGCAGACGCTCGGCGAACTTAAAGAATTGCCTCTCAATCGTGAGTCGT TGGAATCCCTCATCTACTGGCGCGATGTGAAAAAATCCGGCATTGTGTTCGGCGCCGGCCTGATTACATTAGTGGCCATATCCAGCTTCTCCGTGATCAGCGTGTTCGCCTACTTGTCGCTCCTGGCCCTCTTCGGCACCGTCGCCTTCAGAATCTACAAATCAGTGACACAGGCCGTACAAAAGACCAGCGATGGACATCCCTTCAA GGAATACCTCGAACTGGACCTGACGCTGTCGCAGGAGAAGGTACAGAACATTGCAGGCGTTGCTGTGGCACATATCAATGGCTTCACCGCTGAGCTGAGGCGTCTGTTTCTAGTTGAGGATCTGATCGATTCGATCAAGTTCGGCGTCATCCTGTGGGTCTTCACCTATATCGGTGCCTGGTTCAATGGCATGACTCTGGTCATTTTGG CCTTCGTCTCGCTGTTTACCTTGCCCAAGGTCTACGAGAACAACAAACAATCGATTGACACCTACTTGGACCTGGTGCGCAGCAAATTGACAGAGATCACCGACAA GATCCGAGTGGCCATCCCCATTGGCAACAAGAAGCCCGTGGCTGCTGCCGAGTCTGACAAGGACAAGTAA
- the Rtnl1 gene encoding reticulon-1-A isoform X5: MAGGSKRYSRNNSNGNFQSLPERGPVESLIYWRDVKKSGIVFGAGLITLVAISSFSVISVFAYLSLLALFGTVAFRIYKSVTQAVQKTSDGHPFKEYLELDLTLSQEKVQNIAGVAVAHINGFTAELRRLFLVEDLIDSIKFGVILWVFTYIGAWFNGMTLVILAFVSLFTLPKVYENNKQSIDTYLDLVRSKLTEITDKIRVAIPIGNKKPVAAAESDKDK; the protein is encoded by the exons atggcaggcggcagcaaaCGCTACTCACGCAACAATTCCAACGGCAACTTCCAGTCGCTGCCCGAGCGCGGACCAG TGGAATCCCTCATCTACTGGCGCGATGTGAAAAAATCCGGCATTGTGTTCGGCGCCGGCCTGATTACATTAGTGGCCATATCCAGCTTCTCCGTGATCAGCGTGTTCGCCTACTTGTCGCTCCTGGCCCTCTTCGGCACCGTCGCCTTCAGAATCTACAAATCAGTGACACAGGCCGTACAAAAGACCAGCGATGGACATCCCTTCAA GGAATACCTCGAACTGGACCTGACGCTGTCGCAGGAGAAGGTACAGAACATTGCAGGCGTTGCTGTGGCACATATCAATGGCTTCACCGCTGAGCTGAGGCGTCTGTTTCTAGTTGAGGATCTGATCGATTCGATCAAGTTCGGCGTCATCCTGTGGGTCTTCACCTATATCGGTGCCTGGTTCAATGGCATGACTCTGGTCATTTTGG CCTTCGTCTCGCTGTTTACCTTGCCCAAGGTCTACGAGAACAACAAACAATCGATTGACACCTACTTGGACCTGGTGCGCAGCAAATTGACAGAGATCACCGACAA GATCCGAGTGGCCATCCCCATTGGCAACAAGAAGCCCGTGGCTGCTGCCGAGTCTGACAAGGACAAGTAA
- the Rtnl1 gene encoding reticulon-1-A isoform X6, with protein MSKKFLESLIYWRDVKKSGIVFGAGLITLVAISSFSVISVFAYLSLLALFGTVAFRIYKSVTQAVQKTSDGHPFKEYLELDLTLSQEKVQNIAGVAVAHINGFTAELRRLFLVEDLIDSIKFGVILWVFTYIGAWFNGMTLVILAFVSLFTLPKVYENNKQSIDTYLDLVRSKLTEITDKIRVAIPIGNKKPVAAAESDKDK; from the exons atgtCGAAGAAATTTT TGGAATCCCTCATCTACTGGCGCGATGTGAAAAAATCCGGCATTGTGTTCGGCGCCGGCCTGATTACATTAGTGGCCATATCCAGCTTCTCCGTGATCAGCGTGTTCGCCTACTTGTCGCTCCTGGCCCTCTTCGGCACCGTCGCCTTCAGAATCTACAAATCAGTGACACAGGCCGTACAAAAGACCAGCGATGGACATCCCTTCAA GGAATACCTCGAACTGGACCTGACGCTGTCGCAGGAGAAGGTACAGAACATTGCAGGCGTTGCTGTGGCACATATCAATGGCTTCACCGCTGAGCTGAGGCGTCTGTTTCTAGTTGAGGATCTGATCGATTCGATCAAGTTCGGCGTCATCCTGTGGGTCTTCACCTATATCGGTGCCTGGTTCAATGGCATGACTCTGGTCATTTTGG CCTTCGTCTCGCTGTTTACCTTGCCCAAGGTCTACGAGAACAACAAACAATCGATTGACACCTACTTGGACCTGGTGCGCAGCAAATTGACAGAGATCACCGACAA GATCCGAGTGGCCATCCCCATTGGCAACAAGAAGCCCGTGGCTGCTGCCGAGTCTGACAAGGACAAGTAA